In Balaenoptera acutorostrata chromosome 12, mBalAcu1.1, whole genome shotgun sequence, a single window of DNA contains:
- the ATP6V1E2 gene encoding V-type proton ATPase subunit E 2, with protein MALSDVNVQKQIKHMMAFIEQEANEKAEEIDAKAEEEFNIEKGRLVQTQRLKIMEYYEKKEKQIEQQKKIQMSTMRNQARLKVLRARNDLISELLNDAKLRLSRIVADPEFYQGLLDKLVLQGLLRLLEPVVIVRCRPQDLLLVEAAVQKAIPQYMTVSHKRVEVQVDREVQLATDAAGGVEVYSGDQRIMVSNTLESRLDLLSWQKMPEIRKALFGASANRKFFI; from the coding sequence ATGGCCCTGAGTGATGTCAATGTGCAGAAGCAGATTAAGCACATGATGGCTTTCATTGAGCAGGAAGCCAATGAGAAGGCAGAAGAAATAGATGCCAAGGCTGAGGAAGAGTTCAACATTGAGAAAGGACGCCTTGTGCAAACCCAACGACTGAAGATTATGGAGTAttatgagaagaaagagaagcagaTAGAGCAGCAGAAGAAAATCCAGATGTCTACCATGAGGAATCAGGCAAGGCTGAAAGTCCTGAGAGCCCGAAACGACCTCATCTCAGAGTTGCTGAATGATGCAAAGCTGAGACTCAGCAGGATTGTGGCAGACCCAGAATTTTACCAGGGGCTGCTGGATAAACTAGTGCTCCAGGGTCTGCTCCGACTGCTGGAGCCTGTGGTGATTGTACGCTGCAGGCCACAGGACCTCCTCCTGGTGGAGGCTGCAGTGCAAAAAGCCATCCCTCAATACATGACAGTCTCCCACAAACGTGTGGAAGTCCAAGTTGACAGAGAGGTGCAACTGGCTACAGATGCGGCTGGAGGTGTGGAGGTCTACAGTGGTGATCAGAGAATAATGGTTTCCAATACTCTGGAAAGTCGACTGGATCTCTTATCCTGGCAAAAGATGCCAGAAATACGAAAGGCCTTGTTTGGAGCCAGTGCCAACAGGAAGTTCTTTATATAA